In Pantoea cypripedii, the following proteins share a genomic window:
- the osmF gene encoding glycine betaine ABC transporter substrate-binding protein OsmF: MIKQGLLGLIALAMSVGAAQAADPVRVGSKIDTEGSLLGNIILQVLNKHGVPTVNKIQLGTTQVVRGAITAGALDIYPEYTGNGAFFFNDEKDPAWKNAQQGYEKVKTLDAEKNHLIWLTPAPANNTWTIAVRSDVAEKNQLTSLADLSQYLRKGGTFKLAASAEFIERSDALPAFEKAYDFKLDQSQLLSLAGGDTAVTIKAAAQQTSGVNAAMAYGTDGPVAALGLQTLTDPKGVQPIYAPTPVIRDVVLKQYPEIANWLQPVFSKLDEKTLQQLNAQIAVDGQDASQVAKAWLQQNKLL; this comes from the coding sequence ATGATTAAGCAGGGTTTACTGGGACTGATAGCATTGGCAATGAGTGTTGGCGCAGCGCAAGCGGCGGATCCGGTGCGGGTGGGATCGAAGATTGATACCGAAGGTTCGCTGCTCGGGAATATTATTTTGCAGGTGCTGAACAAGCATGGGGTGCCGACAGTTAACAAAATTCAGCTCGGCACCACCCAGGTGGTACGCGGTGCGATTACCGCCGGGGCGCTGGATATCTATCCTGAATACACCGGTAACGGGGCGTTTTTCTTTAATGATGAGAAAGATCCGGCGTGGAAGAATGCGCAGCAGGGCTATGAGAAGGTCAAAACCCTGGATGCAGAAAAAAACCATCTGATCTGGCTGACTCCCGCACCTGCCAACAACACCTGGACCATCGCGGTACGCAGCGATGTCGCTGAGAAAAACCAACTCACCTCGCTGGCGGATTTGAGCCAGTATCTGAGAAAAGGGGGCACCTTCAAACTGGCGGCCTCGGCAGAATTTATTGAGCGCAGCGATGCGTTACCGGCGTTTGAAAAAGCCTATGATTTCAAACTTGATCAGTCACAGCTACTGTCGCTGGCGGGCGGCGATACCGCAGTGACCATCAAAGCGGCAGCGCAGCAAACCTCCGGGGTCAATGCGGCGATGGCCTACGGCACTGACGGCCCGGTTGCGGCGTTGGGGCTACAAACGTTGACCGATCCAAAAGGGGTACAGCCGATTTACGCGCCTACCCCGGTGATCCGTGATGTGGTGCTGAAACAGTATCCTGAGATTGCCAACTGGTTGCAGCCGGTGTTCAGCAAACTTGATGAAAAGACACTGCAACAGCTTAACGCGCAGATCGCGGTGGATGGACAGGATGCCAGCCAGGTGGCTAAAGCGTGGCTACAGCAGAATAAGTTGCTGTAA
- a CDS encoding ABC transporter permease, producing the protein MVFFTERPRQQPVILLLVVLLSLAFATLPLLSYAANRLVSGQPLLLWQIPLGGGLLLPLLALWLLLWCPPGRRTALLLLVSAECLFTLLIWLGGHQATLLAQTGSRLARTAFGSGLWSAAALSLLLAAEAVRQLSQQTIGRILLNLQMWLLPLGLLLSGHLNQLSLLKEYANRSATFDAAFSQHLTLLGGTLLPTLLIGLPLGILIARRTRWQQAAFSVLNLIQTIPSVALFGLLIAPLAGLAAHFPVLGRWGIAGIGMAPALIALVLYALLPLVRSVVAGLQQVPPEVRETARGMGMSRWQQFWHAELPLALPVWLSGLRVVVVQTLGLAVVAALIGAGGFGAILFQGLLSSALDLVLLGVIPVVALAVIADALLRLVAVLLEKQHD; encoded by the coding sequence GTGGTATTTTTCACCGAACGACCGCGCCAGCAACCGGTGATCCTACTGCTGGTGGTGCTGTTAAGCCTGGCGTTTGCCACATTGCCGCTACTCAGTTATGCCGCGAATCGGCTGGTGTCAGGCCAGCCGCTGTTGCTGTGGCAGATCCCGCTGGGAGGAGGGTTACTGCTCCCGTTGCTGGCGCTGTGGCTATTGTTATGGTGTCCGCCCGGTCGCCGCACCGCGTTGCTGCTGCTGGTGAGTGCTGAATGCCTGTTTACGCTGCTGATCTGGCTGGGCGGGCATCAGGCGACGCTCCTGGCGCAGACTGGTAGCCGATTGGCGCGCACCGCTTTTGGCAGCGGATTATGGAGCGCGGCGGCCCTGTCTCTGCTGCTGGCGGCCGAAGCGGTGCGTCAGCTCAGTCAACAGACCATCGGGCGCATCCTGCTTAACCTGCAAATGTGGTTGTTACCGCTTGGTCTGTTGCTGAGCGGCCATCTCAACCAGCTTTCCCTGCTAAAAGAGTATGCCAACCGCAGTGCCACCTTTGACGCCGCCTTCAGCCAGCATTTGACCTTGCTTGGCGGCACGCTGCTGCCGACGCTGTTGATTGGCCTGCCGCTCGGTATCCTCATTGCCCGACGCACGCGCTGGCAGCAGGCGGCTTTTAGCGTGCTGAACCTGATTCAAACCATCCCCTCGGTAGCGCTGTTTGGCCTGTTGATTGCGCCGCTGGCCGGGCTGGCCGCCCATTTCCCGGTTCTCGGGCGCTGGGGCATCGCCGGTATTGGCATGGCACCGGCGCTGATTGCGCTGGTGCTGTATGCGTTGCTGCCGCTGGTGCGCAGCGTGGTGGCGGGTCTGCAACAGGTGCCGCCAGAGGTACGGGAAACGGCGCGCGGTATGGGGATGAGTCGCTGGCAACAGTTCTGGCATGCGGAACTGCCGCTGGCACTGCCGGTGTGGCTGTCCGGGTTGCGGGTGGTGGTGGTACAGACGCTGGGGCTGGCGGTGGTTGCGGCGCTGATTGGTGCGGGGGGTTTTGGCGCCATTCTGTTTCAGGGGTTGCTGAGTAGCGCCCTGGATTTGGTGCTGCTGGGGGTGATCCCGGTGGTGGCGCTGGCGGTGATCGCCGATGCGCTGCTGCGTTTAGTGGCGGTACTGCTGGAGAAACAACATGATTGA
- a CDS encoding ABC transporter permease, translated as MSWLKDPLSWLLALFLLLLWGLPHSAPLFSAWFPQLERPLYQQDSFWRLALAHLWLVVSASVLAIVVGVSCAVFATRQSGRAFRPLLETLAAAGQTFPPVAVLAIAVPVMGFGALPAVIALFLYGLLPILQGTLAGLDSVPASNREIATGLGMGPWRRLWQIELALAAPVIMAGIRTSVMINIGTAAIASTVGAESLGSPVIIGLSGFNTAYIIQGAVLVALLALVCDRALERLQRWLSWREG; from the coding sequence ATGAGCTGGCTCAAAGATCCGCTGAGCTGGCTGCTGGCGCTATTTCTGTTGCTACTGTGGGGATTGCCGCACAGCGCGCCGCTGTTTAGCGCCTGGTTTCCGCAGCTGGAGCGGCCTTTATATCAGCAGGACAGTTTCTGGCGACTGGCACTGGCGCATTTGTGGCTGGTGGTCAGCGCCAGCGTGCTGGCGATTGTGGTCGGGGTGAGCTGCGCGGTGTTTGCTACACGCCAGAGCGGACGGGCCTTTCGCCCACTGCTGGAAACGCTGGCCGCCGCCGGGCAGACTTTTCCGCCGGTGGCGGTGCTGGCCATCGCGGTGCCGGTGATGGGGTTTGGCGCGCTGCCTGCGGTGATCGCGTTGTTTCTGTATGGATTGTTGCCGATTTTGCAGGGCACCCTCGCCGGGTTGGATAGCGTACCCGCCAGCAATCGCGAAATCGCCACCGGTCTTGGCATGGGGCCATGGCGGCGTTTATGGCAAATTGAGCTGGCACTGGCTGCGCCGGTGATCATGGCCGGGATACGGACTTCGGTGATGATCAACATTGGTACGGCGGCGATTGCGTCAACAGTTGGCGCGGAAAGCCTGGGATCGCCGGTGATCATCGGACTGAGCGGTTTCAACACCGCCTATATCATTCAGGGGGCGGTGCTGGTGGCGTTACTGGCGCTGGTGTGCGATCGCGCGCTGGAGCGGTTGCAGCGCTGGCTTAGTTGGCGTGAAGGATAA
- a CDS encoding helix-turn-helix domain-containing protein, which translates to MSEPDTEDRLAARLAELRLQRGWSLDELAMATGISRATLSRIERAETSPTAALLNRLCVAYGLTMSRLLSEVEEDALLLLTAEQQPVWIDEQSGFQRRNVSPPASHFRAEMVEAVLQPGAQIDYDAPPVQGLEQHIWLQSGELTITMESQSWTLQAGDCLRFHLTGKSSFTAHPQGGARYILVVCKP; encoded by the coding sequence ATGTCTGAACCGGATACCGAAGACCGTCTGGCCGCACGTCTGGCGGAATTACGCCTGCAACGCGGCTGGTCGCTGGATGAACTGGCGATGGCCACCGGCATCAGTCGGGCGACATTGTCGCGCATTGAGCGCGCGGAGACCAGCCCAACGGCAGCGTTGCTTAACCGGCTCTGCGTTGCCTACGGTCTCACCATGTCGCGTTTACTGAGTGAGGTCGAGGAGGACGCGCTGCTGCTGCTGACAGCCGAACAGCAGCCGGTGTGGATTGATGAGCAGAGCGGCTTTCAGCGCCGCAACGTTTCGCCACCTGCTTCTCATTTTAGAGCAGAAATGGTGGAAGCGGTGCTGCAACCTGGTGCGCAAATCGATTATGACGCCCCGCCGGTGCAGGGGCTGGAGCAGCATATCTGGTTACAATCCGGTGAACTGACCATCACCATGGAATCGCAAAGCTGGACCTTACAGGCCGGCGACTGCCTGCGCTTTCATCTGACCGGCAAATCTTCCTTTACTGCGCATCCGCAGGGCGGGGCACGTTACATTCTGGTGGTATGCAAACCATGA
- a CDS encoding ABC transporter ATP-binding protein encodes MIEFHQVNKIFDGKAAVRDLSLHIAKGSFTVLIGTSGSGKSTTLKMINRLVEHDSGEIRFAGEAIERMDARALRRRIGYAIQSIGLFPHWSVAKNIATVPSLLGWPQARIRERVAELLALLNLDPHLSTRYPHQLSGGQQQRVGVARALAADPELLLMDEPFGALDPVNRQALQQEMLRIHRLSGRTIVLVTHDIDEALTLADHLVLMDGGEIVQQGKPIELLTQPASDFAREFFGHSELGVRLLALGRAGNAVRRGEWLEAEPIAAALTLREALSQFIARRTDKLPVVDQHQQPLGVLHFSDLLHQREAG; translated from the coding sequence ATGATTGAATTTCATCAGGTAAATAAAATCTTCGACGGCAAAGCGGCGGTACGTGATCTGTCGCTGCATATCGCCAAAGGGAGCTTTACGGTGCTGATTGGCACCTCCGGTTCCGGTAAATCCACCACGCTGAAAATGATCAACCGGCTGGTCGAGCACGACAGCGGGGAAATTCGCTTTGCCGGTGAGGCGATTGAACGCATGGATGCGCGTGCGTTGCGGCGGCGCATCGGCTATGCCATTCAGTCCATCGGCTTGTTTCCGCACTGGAGCGTGGCGAAAAACATCGCTACCGTGCCGTCGTTGCTGGGCTGGCCGCAGGCGCGCATTCGCGAGCGCGTGGCGGAACTACTGGCGCTGCTGAATCTGGACCCGCATCTGTCCACCCGCTATCCGCATCAGCTATCTGGCGGGCAGCAGCAGCGTGTCGGGGTGGCGCGTGCGCTGGCGGCGGACCCCGAGTTATTGCTGATGGATGAGCCGTTCGGTGCGCTCGACCCGGTGAACCGGCAGGCTCTGCAACAGGAGATGCTGCGCATTCATCGGCTGTCCGGCCGCACTATCGTGCTGGTGACGCACGATATCGACGAGGCGCTGACGCTGGCAGATCATCTGGTGCTGATGGATGGCGGAGAGATTGTGCAGCAGGGCAAACCGATCGAACTGCTGACTCAGCCCGCCAGCGATTTTGCGCGCGAATTTTTCGGTCACAGCGAACTCGGTGTGCGGTTGCTGGCACTGGGACGGGCCGGGAACGCGGTACGGCGCGGGGAATGGCTGGAGGCGGAGCCGATCGCCGCGGCGCTCACGCTGCGCGAGGCGCTGTCGCAGTTCATTGCCCGACGTACCGACAAGCTGCCGGTGGTCGATCAGCATCAGCAACCGCTTGGGGTACTGCATTTTAGCGATCTGCTGCACCAGCGCGAGGCGGGCTGA
- a CDS encoding MerR family transcriptional regulator, giving the protein MALYSIGDVAERCGINPVTLRAWQRRYGLLKPQRTEGGHRQFDDEDVQRIEEIKRWIESGVPVGKVKALLEGESVNVHDGWNTLQEELMSVLRHVRPSKLRAKIATIGREHPVDALIDHVIVPVRQRLGLDQNTARTMCSLLDGALIDYVAFCLTGSRKKAGKDALMIGWGVEDRTRIWLEAWRLSQLGWRMDVLAEPLELPRPELFPGQNLFVWTGKKLTRRQHEQLEHWQAQGFNIHLHDPTQ; this is encoded by the coding sequence ATGGCCTTATACAGTATCGGTGACGTTGCCGAACGCTGTGGAATCAATCCGGTAACACTTCGCGCATGGCAGCGACGTTACGGTCTGTTAAAGCCCCAGCGCACCGAAGGCGGTCACCGACAGTTTGATGATGAAGATGTTCAGCGCATTGAAGAGATCAAGCGCTGGATAGAAAGCGGCGTGCCCGTGGGTAAGGTGAAAGCCCTGCTCGAAGGGGAAAGCGTCAATGTGCATGACGGCTGGAACACGTTGCAGGAAGAGCTGATGAGCGTGTTGCGCCATGTCAGACCCTCCAAGCTGCGGGCCAAAATCGCCACCATCGGGCGTGAACACCCGGTGGATGCGCTGATCGATCACGTCATTGTGCCGGTGCGCCAGCGACTTGGGCTGGATCAGAACACCGCACGCACCATGTGTAGCCTGCTGGATGGCGCGTTAATTGACTACGTGGCGTTTTGCCTCACCGGTTCACGTAAAAAAGCCGGGAAAGATGCGCTGATGATCGGCTGGGGCGTGGAGGATCGCACGCGCATCTGGCTGGAAGCCTGGCGGCTGTCGCAGCTGGGATGGCGGATGGATGTGCTGGCAGAACCGCTGGAACTGCCGCGCCCGGAGTTGTTTCCCGGCCAGAATCTGTTTGTCTGGACGGGAAAAAAACTGACCCGCCGTCAGCATGAACAGCTGGAACACTGGCAGGCGCAGGGCTTTAATATCCATCTGCACGACCCAACGCAGTAA